A single genomic interval of Polaribacter vadi harbors:
- a CDS encoding glyoxalase, giving the protein MTKGRPVINEIIKENMSDFELFQNKTIRPIIKMQHELLIAFFNNYLQKRKIDFSDISEEKKKLKIKSILEKDIQFRNMIIGSILGHFSLEEYQQYYSSASEMNRRIVKITIKRFQDSF; this is encoded by the coding sequence ATGACTAAAGGAAGACCTGTAATCAACGAAATTATCAAAGAAAATATGTCAGATTTTGAATTGTTTCAGAATAAAACAATTCGTCCGATTATTAAAATGCAACATGAGTTATTGATTGCATTTTTTAATAATTATTTGCAAAAAAGAAAAATAGATTTCTCTGATATTTCCGAAGAAAAAAAGAAACTAAAAATTAAATCTATTTTAGAAAAAGATATTCAGTTTAGAAATATGATTATAGGTAGTATTCTTGGCCATTTCTCATTAGAAGAATATCAGCAATACTATAGTAGTGCCTCTGAAATGAATAGGAGAATCGTAAAGATTACTATTAAAAGGTTTCAAGATAGTTTTTAA
- the fabV gene encoding enoyl-ACP reductase FabV, whose amino-acid sequence MIIEPRTRGFICLTSHPTGCEQNVLNQIEYVKSKGKIEGAKKVLVLGASTGFGLASRITSAFGSDAATIGVFFDKAPTEGRPGSPGYYNTAAFEKHAHKAGLYAKSINGDAFSNEIKQEVVNLIKEDLGQIDLVIYSLASPVRTHPNTGKRYKSVLKPIGEVFTNKTVDFHTGVVSEISINPAEGDDIENTVTVMGGEDWKMWIDALKAENLLAEGATTVAYSYIGPEVTKPVYRNGTIGAAKDHLEATAFEITDDLKSIGGKAYVSVNKALVTQASSAIPVIPLYISLLFKVMKDKEIHEGCIEQIQRLYSERLFGGDLALDEKGRIRVDDWEMYDDVQEEVAELWEKATTENLAEIGDLQGYSDEFFNLFGFKVPGVNYEADVNEVVKIPSEK is encoded by the coding sequence ATGATTATAGAACCAAGAACAAGAGGCTTTATTTGTTTAACATCACACCCAACAGGTTGTGAGCAAAATGTACTCAATCAAATAGAGTATGTAAAATCGAAAGGGAAAATTGAAGGAGCAAAAAAAGTATTAGTTTTAGGAGCATCAACAGGTTTTGGTTTGGCTTCAAGAATTACAAGTGCTTTTGGATCTGATGCTGCAACAATTGGTGTCTTTTTTGATAAAGCTCCAACAGAAGGTAGACCAGGTTCTCCAGGTTATTATAATACAGCAGCTTTTGAAAAACATGCTCATAAAGCTGGTTTATATGCAAAAAGTATCAATGGAGATGCTTTTTCAAACGAAATAAAACAAGAGGTTGTTAACTTAATCAAAGAAGATTTAGGGCAAATCGATTTGGTAATATATAGTTTAGCATCACCTGTAAGAACACATCCAAATACTGGAAAAAGATATAAATCGGTTTTAAAACCAATTGGCGAAGTTTTTACCAATAAAACAGTCGATTTTCACACAGGAGTTGTCTCAGAAATATCTATAAATCCTGCAGAAGGAGATGATATTGAAAATACAGTTACAGTAATGGGTGGTGAAGATTGGAAAATGTGGATTGATGCTTTAAAAGCAGAAAATTTACTTGCTGAAGGAGCAACCACTGTTGCCTATTCTTATATTGGCCCAGAAGTTACAAAACCTGTATATAGAAATGGAACAATTGGTGCTGCAAAAGATCATTTAGAAGCAACTGCTTTTGAAATTACTGACGATTTAAAATCGATTGGTGGAAAAGCCTATGTTTCTGTGAATAAAGCTCTGGTAACACAAGCTAGTTCTGCAATTCCTGTAATTCCTTTGTATATTTCTTTGTTGTTTAAAGTGATGAAGGATAAGGAAATTCACGAAGGTTGTATTGAGCAGATTCAACGTTTGTATAGTGAGCGTTTGTTTGGAGGCGATTTAGCTTTGGATGAAAAAGGAAGAATTAGAGTTGACGATTGGGAAATGTATGATGATGTGCAAGAAGAAGTTGCAGAACTTTGGGAAAAAGCAACAACAGAAAACTTAGCTGAAATAGGAGATTTACAAGGGTATAGTGATGAGTTTTTCAACTTATTTGGTTTTAAAGTTCCTGGTGTAAATTATGAAGCTGATGTTAACGAAGTTGTTAAAATACCTAGTGAAAAATAA
- a CDS encoding phosphoribosylaminoimidazolesuccinocarboxamide synthase, with amino-acid sequence MNTINETNFKFPNQKSVYKGKVREVYNINDDLLVMIATDRLSAFDVILPRQIPFKGQILNQIATKMMNDTADIVPNWLLANPDENVAVGHLCEPFKVEMVIRGYVSGHAAREYKLGKRVLCGVEMPEGLKENDKFPNPIITPSTKADNGDHDEDISREEILSKGIVSEQDYLVLEDYTRKLFQRGTEIAAKRGLILVDTKYEFGKTKEGKIVLIDEIHTPDSSRYFYADGYQERQDKGEHQKQLSKEFVRQWLIENGFQGKENQQIPVMDDDKIIEISNRYIELYEQITGEKFVKASSENVLERIEKNVLEFLASN; translated from the coding sequence ATGAATACAATTAACGAAACAAATTTCAAGTTTCCGAATCAGAAATCTGTTTATAAAGGAAAAGTAAGAGAAGTTTATAATATAAATGATGACCTTTTGGTAATGATTGCAACAGACAGATTATCTGCGTTTGATGTTATTTTACCACGCCAAATTCCGTTTAAAGGGCAAATTTTGAATCAGATTGCTACCAAAATGATGAATGATACTGCTGATATTGTTCCTAATTGGTTATTGGCAAACCCTGATGAAAATGTGGCTGTTGGTCATTTATGTGAACCTTTTAAAGTAGAAATGGTAATTCGTGGTTATGTTTCTGGTCATGCAGCTCGTGAATACAAATTAGGAAAGCGAGTTTTGTGTGGTGTTGAAATGCCTGAAGGTTTAAAAGAAAATGATAAATTTCCAAATCCGATAATTACACCATCAACCAAAGCAGATAATGGAGATCATGATGAAGATATTTCAAGAGAAGAAATTTTATCAAAAGGTATTGTAAGTGAGCAAGATTATCTAGTTTTAGAAGATTATACCAGAAAATTATTTCAAAGAGGTACAGAAATCGCTGCAAAAAGAGGTTTAATTTTGGTGGATACAAAATACGAATTTGGTAAAACCAAAGAAGGTAAAATTGTTTTGATTGATGAAATTCATACGCCAGATTCTTCTCGTTATTTTTATGCTGATGGCTATCAAGAAAGACAAGATAAAGGAGAACATCAAAAGCAATTATCAAAAGAATTTGTGCGTCAATGGTTAATTGAAAACGGTTTCCAAGGAAAAGAAAATCAGCAAATTCCAGTAATGGATGATGATAAAATCATCGAAATTTCTAACAGATATATAGAATTATACGAACAAATTACTGGAGAAAAATTTGTAAAAGCTTCTTCTGAAAATGTGTTGGAAAGAATTGAAAAGAATGTTTTGGAGTTTTTAGCTTCAAATTAA
- a CDS encoding choice-of-anchor I domain-containing protein, whose product MKKTTLLTSLLLVVSITLLTAQNELKHVSSYQTNTEGVAETVAYDVTNQRAVFTSSENNNLTFVDISTPATPTFFTSVDLSTYGGGPNSIAIHSNIIAVAVEANTKQNPGKVVFFDLSGTYINEVTVGSLPDMLTFTPDGSKILVANEGEPNDDYSVDPEGSISVIDVSSGAANATVTSINFNSYDDKKESLKNKGIRIFGNNGTATVSQDLEPEFITVIEDGTKAYVNCQEANALVVLDLTNNTILDILPLGYKNHMLGTPSVTSYTLNELVANWPALGAPAYDGGQPVVNLGGFSGLYFDDVNSTDTDYIFYAIPDRGPNDSPVSIADVTPAPTKNLRPFKLPNYQGRIAKFTLNKANGTVTLDDQIMLTRKDGTTPITGKGNIPGYDEVPVTYTDANTAYTNVDYTNGTEEYHALPFDEYGGDFEGILIDKDGNFWMCDEYRPAIYKFDNTGKLIERFVSEGASLLGTTNMPTGTYGAETLPEVYNKRRANRGFEAIAYDKDNHIIYAFIQSPLYNPSSGTKDNSDVIRILGVDANNGNPVREYVYLLERNKDAGFSSSRVDKIGDAVFTENGKFLVIERDSEGPTIAHGKKYVFEIDINYATNILNTTFTGKELEELTADEIAAQSIIPVHKNKVVNLPTVGYQGSDKAEGIALLPNNEIAVLNDNDFGLAGAGVTDNSVLGIISFANDYGFDASNKDDKINIREHPTLGMFMPDAISSYNVNGLNYIVTANEGDSRDYDGYSEEERVKDLTLNTTYYPEAATLQEDENLGRLKTTTANGDYNNDGEYEQIYSYGARSFSIFDEYGNLVFDSANQFGLKIAEEEASLFNQDEEELDGRSDDRGSEPEAIAIGTIEGRTFAFIGLERQSSILMYDITDPKDVEFITYYKGNVTSKDVAPEIIKFIAASESPNGKNLLLVGYEVSGSMGILEIDDDALSISEEVADNNFKIYPNPVLNKNLKFNKTISGVIYNTNGQEIKRFENKEAINVSEFNAGIYIIKTINNGVKRFIKL is encoded by the coding sequence ATGAAGAAAACAACTTTACTAACTAGCTTACTGCTAGTTGTTTCCATTACATTATTAACTGCTCAGAATGAGCTAAAACACGTATCAAGTTACCAAACAAACACAGAAGGTGTAGCAGAAACTGTAGCTTATGATGTTACTAACCAACGTGCTGTATTTACAAGTTCAGAAAACAATAATTTAACTTTCGTAGATATTAGTACACCTGCAACACCAACCTTCTTTACATCTGTAGATTTATCTACTTATGGTGGTGGCCCAAATTCAATTGCAATTCATAGTAATATTATTGCTGTAGCTGTTGAAGCAAACACTAAACAAAATCCTGGTAAAGTTGTCTTTTTTGATTTATCAGGTACTTATATTAACGAAGTTACTGTAGGTTCTTTACCAGACATGTTAACTTTTACACCTGATGGCTCTAAAATTTTAGTTGCTAACGAAGGTGAACCAAATGACGATTACTCAGTAGATCCTGAAGGTTCTATTTCTGTAATTGATGTAAGTAGTGGTGCTGCAAATGCTACTGTAACTTCCATCAACTTTAATAGTTATGATGATAAAAAAGAATCTTTAAAAAACAAAGGAATTCGAATTTTTGGTAATAACGGAACTGCAACTGTTTCTCAAGATTTAGAACCAGAATTTATTACTGTTATAGAAGATGGTACAAAGGCTTATGTAAACTGCCAAGAAGCAAATGCTTTAGTCGTTTTAGATTTAACAAATAATACTATTCTAGATATTTTACCTTTAGGTTACAAAAACCATATGTTAGGTACACCATCTGTAACTAGTTATACATTAAACGAATTAGTAGCAAATTGGCCAGCATTAGGAGCTCCTGCTTACGATGGTGGACAACCAGTTGTTAATTTAGGTGGTTTTTCTGGTTTGTATTTCGATGATGTAAACTCTACAGATACAGATTATATTTTTTATGCAATTCCAGATAGAGGGCCAAATGATAGTCCTGTTAGTATTGCAGATGTTACTCCTGCTCCAACAAAAAACTTAAGACCTTTTAAATTGCCTAATTATCAAGGTAGAATTGCAAAATTCACCTTAAATAAAGCAAACGGAACTGTAACTTTAGATGATCAAATAATGTTAACCAGAAAAGATGGTACAACTCCTATAACTGGTAAAGGTAACATACCTGGTTATGATGAAGTTCCTGTAACGTATACTGATGCAAATACTGCTTACACAAATGTAGACTACACAAATGGAACAGAAGAATATCACGCTTTACCTTTTGATGAATATGGAGGTGATTTTGAAGGTATTTTAATTGACAAAGATGGTAACTTTTGGATGTGTGATGAATATAGACCTGCCATTTACAAATTTGATAATACAGGGAAATTAATAGAACGTTTTGTTTCTGAAGGTGCTTCTTTATTAGGCACAACAAATATGCCTACAGGTACTTATGGAGCTGAAACTTTACCAGAGGTTTACAATAAAAGAAGAGCAAATAGAGGTTTTGAAGCAATTGCTTACGATAAAGACAACCATATTATTTATGCTTTTATTCAATCTCCTTTATATAATCCATCAAGTGGAACAAAAGACAATTCTGATGTAATTAGAATTTTAGGTGTTGATGCAAATAACGGAAATCCTGTAAGAGAATATGTATATTTATTAGAAAGAAATAAAGATGCTGGTTTTTCTTCTTCTAGAGTAGATAAAATCGGAGATGCTGTGTTTACAGAAAATGGTAAATTTTTAGTTATAGAAAGAGATTCTGAAGGACCAACGATAGCACATGGAAAAAAATATGTTTTTGAAATCGACATTAATTATGCTACCAATATTCTAAATACAACATTTACAGGTAAAGAATTAGAAGAATTAACTGCAGATGAAATAGCAGCTCAGTCCATAATTCCTGTTCACAAAAACAAAGTAGTTAATTTACCAACAGTTGGTTACCAAGGTTCTGACAAAGCAGAAGGAATTGCTTTATTACCAAATAACGAAATTGCTGTTTTAAATGACAACGATTTTGGTTTAGCTGGTGCAGGTGTTACAGATAATAGTGTTTTAGGAATTATTTCTTTTGCAAATGATTATGGTTTTGACGCCTCTAATAAAGATGATAAAATAAACATTAGAGAACACCCAACATTAGGGATGTTTATGCCAGATGCAATTAGCTCTTATAATGTTAATGGTTTAAATTATATAGTTACTGCAAACGAAGGAGACTCTAGAGATTATGATGGTTATTCTGAAGAAGAAAGAGTAAAAGATTTAACTTTAAATACAACTTATTATCCAGAAGCAGCAACTTTACAAGAAGATGAAAATCTTGGTCGATTAAAAACTACCACTGCAAATGGCGATTATAATAATGATGGTGAATACGAACAAATTTATTCTTATGGAGCAAGATCTTTTTCAATTTTTGATGAATATGGAAATTTAGTTTTCGATAGCGCTAATCAATTTGGGTTAAAAATTGCTGAAGAAGAAGCATCATTATTCAATCAAGATGAAGAAGAACTTGATGGTAGATCTGATGATAGAGGGAGTGAGCCAGAAGCTATTGCAATTGGAACTATTGAAGGGAGAACTTTTGCTTTTATTGGTTTAGAAAGACAAAGTTCAATTTTAATGTATGATATTACAGATCCAAAAGATGTAGAGTTTATTACTTATTATAAAGGAAATGTTACTTCTAAGGATGTTGCTCCAGAAATCATTAAATTTATTGCTGCTTCAGAAAGCCCAAATGGTAAAAACTTATTATTAGTTGGTTATGAAGTTAGTGGTTCTATGGGTATTTTAGAAATTGATGACGATGCTTTAAGTATTAGTGAAGAAGTTGCTGATAATAATTTTAAAATTTATCCAAATCCTGTTTTAAACAAAAATTTAAAGTTTAATAAAACAATATCTGGAGTTATTTACAATACAAACGGACAAGAAATAAAAAGATTCGAAAATAAAGAAGCTATAAATGTTTCTGAATTCAATGCTGGTATTTATATTATTAAAACAATTAACAACGGAGTTAAGCGTTTTATTAAATTATAA
- a CDS encoding PhoH family protein: MNERIIELTEINPKDFFGTQNSTIEQLKRYFPKIKIVARGSKLKIYGESDILDEFEIRFERLVKYFDRYNKLDENSIERILTSTGNEEKTVSKKNAKDILVHGVNGKMIKPQTENQRKMVVEMAKNDMLFAVGPAGTGKTYTAVALAVKALKEKEVRRIILTRPAVESGENLGFLPGDLKEKLDPYMQPLYDALRDMIPHERLESHLEKGVIQIAPLAFMRGRTLDNAFVILDEAQNTTHNQMKMFLTRMGMHAKFIITGDPGQIDLPRKQVSGLKESLLALKDINGIAQVYLDDKDVVRHRLVRKIITAYKSIETE; this comes from the coding sequence GAAATAAACCCAAAAGATTTCTTTGGCACACAAAACAGTACAATAGAGCAATTAAAAAGATATTTTCCTAAAATAAAAATTGTTGCTCGAGGATCTAAATTAAAAATTTATGGAGAATCAGATATTTTAGATGAATTTGAAATTCGTTTTGAACGTTTGGTAAAATATTTTGATCGTTATAATAAATTAGATGAAAATAGTATTGAGCGTATTTTAACATCTACAGGAAATGAAGAAAAAACTGTTTCCAAAAAAAATGCAAAAGATATTTTAGTGCATGGTGTTAATGGAAAGATGATTAAGCCACAGACAGAAAACCAACGTAAAATGGTTGTAGAAATGGCTAAAAATGATATGCTTTTTGCTGTTGGTCCTGCAGGAACTGGTAAAACATATACAGCTGTTGCTTTGGCTGTAAAAGCATTAAAAGAAAAAGAAGTTAGGCGTATTATTTTAACAAGACCAGCTGTAGAATCTGGCGAAAATTTAGGTTTTTTACCTGGTGATTTAAAAGAAAAATTAGATCCTTATATGCAACCTTTATATGATGCTTTAAGAGATATGATTCCTCATGAAAGGCTAGAGTCTCATTTAGAAAAAGGCGTCATACAAATTGCACCATTAGCATTTATGAGAGGTAGAACTTTAGATAATGCCTTTGTTATTTTAGATGAAGCTCAAAATACAACTCATAATCAAATGAAAATGTTTTTGACAAGAATGGGCATGCATGCAAAATTTATTATTACTGGAGATCCAGGTCAAATAGATTTGCCAAGAAAACAAGTTTCTGGTTTAAAGGAATCTTTGTTAGCGTTAAAAGATATTAATGGAATTGCACAGGTTTATTTAGATGATAAAGATGTGGTAAGACACAGATTGGTAAGAAAAATAATTACGGCATATAAAAGTATAGAAACTGAATAA